The Pseudomonas pergaminensis nucleotide sequence CGACTCCCTGAACCTGAAGGTATTGAACAATGTTGATCAAGAAAAGCCTCACCACCGTCGCCCTGCTCGCCTCCCTGCTGGGCGCTTCGGCGGCGTTTGCCCATGCCCATCTCAAGAGCGCTGAACCTGCGGCAGACAGCAGCGTCGCCGCGCCCAAGGACCTGCGGCTGACCTTCAGCGAAGGCGTCGAAGCCACGTTCACCAAGGTGTCCCTGAGCAAGGACGGCACCGAAATCGCCATCAAGGGCCTGGAAACCCCGGATGCCGACAAAAAAGTCCTGGTCGTCACGCCGGCCGCGCCGTTGGCCGCCGGTAATTACAAGGTGGTGTGGAACGCAGTCTCGGTCGACACCCACAAGAGCAACGGTGAATACAGCTTCAAGGTCGGCCAATAACCCATGACGACCCTGCTGGTGCTGTGCCGCTTCCTGCATTTCACCGTCGTGTTGTTGATGTTTGGGGCCTGTGTGTTCAGGCCCTGGCTGGTGGGCGCTGAACCGCAACCGGTACTCGACCGGCAACTTCACCGTATCACCCGTGGGCTGGCCTGGCTGGGGCTGGGCTCCGGCCTCGCCTGGTTGCTGCTGATCACTGCCAGCATGGCCGGCAGCTGGGCGGCGGCGTTGCAGCCGGCCACGGTGCAACTGGTTCTGGGCAAAACCTTCTTCGGCCAGGTATGGACCTGGCACCTGCTGCTGAACCTGCTGCTGGTCATCGTGCTGATCAAGCCCTGGCCGGCATTGCGCCTGCCGGTAATCGCGCTGCTGCTGGCGACGCTGGCGCCGGTCGGGCATGGCGCCATGCTCGATGGGCTCAGCGGACAATTGTTGATCCTCAACCAAGTGGTGCACTTGGTCTGCGTGGGGGCGTGGCTCGGCGGGCTGTTACTGCTGGTCCTGATCCTCAGGCAGTCGCATGGCCACCCTGTGCCGGCGATCCTCAGGCGCTTCAGCGGCGTGGGCTATGGCCTGGTCGCCGGGTTGCTGGTCACCGGCCTTATCAACGTGCGCGTACTCACCGGGCAACTGTGGCCCACGCCGGTGTTCAACGGGTTCGCGCTGATCCTGTTGATCAAGGTTCTGTTGGTGCTGGGGATGTTGGCGCTGGCCTTGTTGAACCGCCTGCGCATCGAACGCTGTGAAGCGCGACCGGGCACGCTGAAGGCCAGCGTGATGCTGGAATGGTTACTGGGTGTTTCGGCGGTAGCCGCCGTTTCGCTGCTGGGAACCCTTCCGCCGATGGTCATGGCTGGCTAAAAAAGAAATTGGAATGGAATAAATGTGGGCGCTGGCTTACCGATGCAGACACTTTGGTACATCAGACAGACCGAGTCGATGCCATCGCCGGCAAGCCAGCTCCCACATTTAGATCGCGGGGCTACAGTCAGATAGCGGTCAGCTGTCCGGCCGCCTTCGCGAGCAAGCCCGCTCCCACAGTTGGATCGCGGGGTAACGGTTAGATTGTGGTCGGCTGCCAGGCCGCTTTCGCAGGCAAGCCAGCTCCCACATTTAGATCGCGGGGCTACAGTCAGGGAGCGGTCAGCTGTCCGGCCGCCTTCGCGGGCAAGCCCGCTCCCTCAGTTGGATCGCGGGGTAACGGTTAGATTGTGGTCGGCTGCCAGGCCGCTTGCGCAGGCAAGCCAGCTCCCCCATTGACCCTGCCCCTCTAGATCAAGCCACCCCAGGTCATCGTATAACTTCCGCTTGACAGCCCTCAAAAACCCCGCAAATATCCCCTTCAATGTTGTACGACGACGTACGACAAATAATAAAAACAACAAAAAGGGAGTTCCACTGTGAGTCAATTCGCCCGCAATTCCTCCTCGTCTATCGGCCTCCTCGGTCTAGGCAGCCTGGCATTTACCCTCCCCCTCAGCGTCCACGCCGACGGTTTTATCGAAGACGCCAAGGCCACGCTCAACCTGCGCAACGCCTACTTCAACCGCAACTTCACCAACCCGACCAACCCCCAGGGCAAGGCCGAAGAGTGGACGCAGAACTTCATCCTTGATGCCAAGTCCGGCTTCACCCAAGGCACCGTGGGTTTCGGGATTGATGTCCTGGGCCTGTACTCGCAAAAACTCGACGGCGGCAAAGGCACCGGTGGCACGCAGTTATTGCCGATCCACGATGACGGGCGCCCCGCCGACAACTTCGGCCGCCTGGGCGTGGCCCTGAAAACCAAGCTGTCGAAGACCGAATTGAAGGTCGGCGAGTGGATGCCGGTGCTGCCGATCCTGCGCTCCGACGACGGCCGCTCGCTGCCCCAGACCTTCCGTGGCGGCCAGGTCACCTCCAGCGAAATCGCCGGCCTGACCCTCTACGGCGGCCAGTTTCGCGGTAACAGCCCGCGCAACGACGCGAGCATGGAAGACATGTTCATGAACGGCAAAGCCGCGTTCACCTCCGACCGTTTCAACTTCGGCGGCGGTGAGTACAGCTTCAACGACAAACGCACCCAGGTCGGCGTGTGGTACGCCGAACTCACGGATATCTACCAGCAACAGTATTTCAACCTGACCCACAGCCAACCCGTGGGCGACTGGACACTGGGCGCCAACCTCGGCTTTTTCAACGGCAAGGAAGACGGCAGCGCCCTGGCCGGCGACCTCGACAACAAGACCGCCTTCGCCCTGCTCTCGGCCAAGTACAACGGCAATACCTTCTATGTGGGCCTGCAGAAACTCACCGGCGACAGCGTGTGGATGCGGGTCAACGGCACCAGCGGCGGCACCCTGGCCAACGACAGCTACAACGCCAGCTACGATAACGCCAAGGAAAAGTCCTGGCAGGTGCGCCATGACTTCAACTTTGTGGTGCTTGGCATTCCGGGGCTGACCATGATGAACCGCTACATCAGTGGCAGTAACGTACACACCGGGGCGATCACCGACGGCAAGGAATGGGGCCGCGAATCGGAACTGGCCTACACGGTCCAAAGCGGTGCGCTGAAGGACCTGAACGTGCGCTGGCGCAATTCGACCATGCGTCGGGATTTCAGCAATAACGAGTTTGATGAAAATCGGCTGTTTATCAGCTATCCGATTTCACTGTTGTAACCCGCCCAATGTGGGAGCTGGCTTGCCTGCGATGGCGGCGCATCAGCAATGTAGATGTCAACTGACCGTCCGCAATCGCAGGCAAGCCAGTTCCCACAATTGTATTTTGGCGTCAGCAAGAACGTTGACAACCTAGGGAATCCCTAACGATACTTCGGCATAGTCATACGACAACCTACAACAACAGTGGAACCCTCATGACCACCACCACAACCACGCCCGTTCCATTCAATCGCCTGCTGCTCACCGGTGCCGCTGGCGGCCTGGGTAAAGTCTTGCGCGAGCGCCTGCGACCTTACGCCCAGGTACTGCGCCTGTCGGATATCGCCAACATGGCTCCGGCTGCCGACGCGTGCGAAGAAGTGCAACCCTGCGACCTCGCCGACAAACAAGCCGTGCACCACTTGGTGGAAGGCGTCGACGCGATCCTGCACTTCGGCGGCGTATCGGTGGAGCGCTCGTTCGAAGAGGTCCTCGGCGCCAACATCTGCGGCATTTTCCATATCTACGAGGCCGCCCGCCGCCATGGCGTGAAGCGCGTGATTTTCGCCAGCTCCAACCATGTCATCGGCTTCTACAAGCAGGGCGAAACCCTCGACGCCCACTCCCCGCGCCGCCCGGACAGCTACTACGGCCTCTCCAAGTCCTACGGCGAAGACATGGCCAGTTTCTACTTCGACCGCTACGGCATCGAGACCGTGAGCATCCGCATCGGCTCGTCGTTCCCGGAGCCGCAGAACCGTCGGATGATGCACACCTGGCTGAGCTTCGATGACCTGACCCAACTGCTCGAACGCGCGCTGTACACGCCGAACGTCGGCCACACGGTGGTCTACGGCATGTCGGATAACCTCGACACTTGGTGGGACAACCGCTACGCCGCCCACT carries:
- the copC gene encoding copper homeostasis periplasmic binding protein CopC, which encodes MLIKKSLTTVALLASLLGASAAFAHAHLKSAEPAADSSVAAPKDLRLTFSEGVEATFTKVSLSKDGTEIAIKGLETPDADKKVLVVTPAAPLAAGNYKVVWNAVSVDTHKSNGEYSFKVGQ
- the copD gene encoding copper homeostasis membrane protein CopD; translated protein: MTTLLVLCRFLHFTVVLLMFGACVFRPWLVGAEPQPVLDRQLHRITRGLAWLGLGSGLAWLLLITASMAGSWAAALQPATVQLVLGKTFFGQVWTWHLLLNLLLVIVLIKPWPALRLPVIALLLATLAPVGHGAMLDGLSGQLLILNQVVHLVCVGAWLGGLLLLVLILRQSHGHPVPAILRRFSGVGYGLVAGLLVTGLINVRVLTGQLWPTPVFNGFALILLIKVLLVLGMLALALLNRLRIERCEARPGTLKASVMLEWLLGVSAVAAVSLLGTLPPMVMAG
- a CDS encoding OprD family porin → MSQFARNSSSSIGLLGLGSLAFTLPLSVHADGFIEDAKATLNLRNAYFNRNFTNPTNPQGKAEEWTQNFILDAKSGFTQGTVGFGIDVLGLYSQKLDGGKGTGGTQLLPIHDDGRPADNFGRLGVALKTKLSKTELKVGEWMPVLPILRSDDGRSLPQTFRGGQVTSSEIAGLTLYGGQFRGNSPRNDASMEDMFMNGKAAFTSDRFNFGGGEYSFNDKRTQVGVWYAELTDIYQQQYFNLTHSQPVGDWTLGANLGFFNGKEDGSALAGDLDNKTAFALLSAKYNGNTFYVGLQKLTGDSVWMRVNGTSGGTLANDSYNASYDNAKEKSWQVRHDFNFVVLGIPGLTMMNRYISGSNVHTGAITDGKEWGRESELAYTVQSGALKDLNVRWRNSTMRRDFSNNEFDENRLFISYPISLL
- a CDS encoding NAD-dependent epimerase/dehydratase family protein gives rise to the protein MTTTTTTPVPFNRLLLTGAAGGLGKVLRERLRPYAQVLRLSDIANMAPAADACEEVQPCDLADKQAVHHLVEGVDAILHFGGVSVERSFEEVLGANICGIFHIYEAARRHGVKRVIFASSNHVIGFYKQGETLDAHSPRRPDSYYGLSKSYGEDMASFYFDRYGIETVSIRIGSSFPEPQNRRMMHTWLSFDDLTQLLERALYTPNVGHTVVYGMSDNLDTWWDNRYAAHLGFAPKDSSEVFRAQVETQPPVADNDPAKVYQGGAFCAAGPFGD